In Anaerolineales bacterium, one genomic interval encodes:
- a CDS encoding ketoacyl-ACP synthase III: MARYAHIVGWGMSVPPQVLTNDDLTRMVDTSDEWIQTMTGIRERHIAGPRESTATLAADAAIQALNIAGVPARRIDLIIVATSLPEYLFPSTACVVQDQLGASNAAAFDLSAACSGFPYALAVASQMIVGGVYSTALVIGSETLSRMIDWNDRSTCVLFGDGAGAVVLQAGEKPGGVLSFSLGSDGSGGDLLMVPAGGSRMPASLETLEDNKHAIVMNGRGVYRFATRVIASSIREVVAKAGLALEDIRLIIPHQANRRIIESSAKELNLPMDRFVMNIDRFGNTSAASIPIALCEAVSAGQLRPGDNIVMVAFGAGLTWGSVVAKWVSSVRRKGRRLPWSDRWFARARSAARRTRRRIEEIIWGKNE; encoded by the coding sequence ATGGCTCGCTACGCACACATCGTGGGCTGGGGCATGAGCGTCCCGCCTCAAGTTCTGACCAACGACGACCTGACGAGGATGGTCGACACCAGCGACGAATGGATCCAAACCATGACCGGGATCCGCGAACGGCACATCGCCGGGCCGCGGGAATCCACCGCCACGCTGGCGGCGGACGCCGCAATTCAGGCGCTCAACATCGCCGGTGTTCCCGCGCGCCGCATCGATCTGATCATCGTCGCCACCAGCCTTCCCGAGTACTTGTTTCCCTCCACCGCCTGCGTCGTCCAGGACCAGTTGGGCGCCAGCAACGCCGCGGCCTTCGACCTCTCGGCGGCCTGCTCCGGCTTCCCCTACGCGCTGGCGGTGGCGTCGCAGATGATCGTCGGCGGCGTCTATTCCACCGCGCTGGTCATCGGTTCGGAAACCCTGTCCCGCATGATCGACTGGAACGACCGGTCCACCTGCGTGCTGTTCGGCGACGGCGCCGGGGCGGTCGTCCTGCAGGCCGGTGAAAAACCCGGGGGCGTCCTCTCCTTCTCGCTCGGCTCCGACGGCTCCGGGGGCGACTTGCTGATGGTTCCGGCCGGCGGAAGCCGCATGCCGGCTTCGCTGGAAACCCTCGAAGACAACAAGCACGCGATCGTGATGAACGGCCGGGGCGTTTACCGGTTCGCCACCCGCGTGATCGCATCCTCCATCCGCGAAGTAGTCGCCAAAGCCGGGCTGGCCTTGGAGGACATCCGCCTGATCATCCCCCACCAGGCCAACCGCCGGATCATCGAGTCCTCCGCCAAGGAGTTGAACCTGCCGATGGACCGGTTCGTGATGAACATCGACCGCTTCGGCAATACCTCCGCGGCGTCCATCCCCATCGCCCTCTGCGAAGCCGTGTCGGCCGGACAACTCCGGCCCGGCGACAACATCGTCATGGTCGCTTTCGGCGCCGGACTCACGTGGGGCTCGGTCGTGGCGAAGTGGGTTTCCTCCGTCCGCAGGAAAGGCCGCCGTCTGCCGTGGTCGGACCGCTGGTTCGCGCGCGCCCGTTCGGCCGCGCGCCGAACCCGCCGCAGGATTGAGGAGATTATCTGGGGAAAAAACGAATAA
- a CDS encoding glycosyltransferase family 39 protein: MASSFPNRRTPFYNPKAQTTWAFPAVCLAAFLLRLVNLGRQGLWFDEAYTAFVVRRPPAEMVQFLITDGVHPPLYYVLMAAWVRLFGDSEVSLRLPSAIGGGVAVWILYLLVRRMTGEREALVSAAFLGASPFLIWHSMDARMYSLECLAAVAAAFFFWEYLHRPAAGAFLGFIFSHALLYGTHYFGVFLLLAEAFFLILGWRDHLRVWIPFLAGQAAALAPLAVWGGILLQRENGSFGIGWISKPGWMDPVLTMVNFFAANGGQWNLAAVTVGLALLLLFTAAARSAAHTEAVRFGFFWLGIPVLMAWVLSQKIPIYIDRYLILSLPAAAFLASVGAGSLRGWKRWFFPTLLVGAMIPGVLGIHGPAEGYRKEGWREAAQSIRSQFQSGDVLLVRLFQVAVPLQYYQVLDRNWYVLETNSHVTLPEIEPGAGRFFLVYWFPAQSAHSFGTEIPAWAEDHDPRVAAWMEESFILLSKENDYRGVVVLVMKPAKG; encoded by the coding sequence ATGGCCTCCTCATTCCCCAACCGCCGGACGCCGTTTTACAATCCCAAGGCCCAGACAACATGGGCCTTTCCGGCCGTGTGTCTGGCGGCCTTTCTCCTCCGGCTGGTCAACCTCGGCCGGCAGGGTTTGTGGTTCGACGAGGCCTACACCGCATTCGTCGTCCGGCGGCCTCCGGCAGAGATGGTGCAGTTCCTGATCACCGACGGAGTCCACCCGCCGTTGTATTACGTGCTGATGGCGGCGTGGGTCCGGCTCTTCGGCGATTCGGAAGTGAGTCTGAGGCTGCCCTCCGCGATCGGCGGAGGCGTTGCGGTGTGGATCCTTTACCTTTTGGTCCGGCGGATGACCGGGGAGCGGGAGGCGCTGGTGTCGGCCGCGTTCCTCGGGGCGTCGCCCTTTCTGATCTGGCATTCCATGGACGCGCGCATGTATTCGCTGGAGTGCCTGGCGGCGGTGGCGGCGGCGTTTTTCTTCTGGGAATACCTGCATCGGCCGGCAGCCGGCGCTTTCCTCGGGTTTATCTTCTCGCATGCGCTTTTGTACGGGACGCATTATTTCGGCGTGTTCCTGCTGTTGGCCGAGGCTTTTTTCCTGATCCTGGGTTGGCGGGACCATCTGCGTGTGTGGATTCCGTTTCTCGCCGGGCAGGCCGCGGCCCTGGCTCCGCTGGCGGTCTGGGGCGGCATCCTCCTGCAAAGGGAGAACGGATCGTTTGGAATCGGATGGATTTCCAAGCCGGGCTGGATGGATCCGGTCCTGACGATGGTGAATTTTTTTGCGGCGAACGGCGGGCAGTGGAATCTCGCCGCCGTCACGGTGGGGCTCGCCTTGCTCCTGCTGTTTACCGCGGCGGCGAGGAGCGCCGCGCATACGGAGGCGGTCCGCTTCGGGTTTTTCTGGCTTGGAATTCCGGTCCTGATGGCTTGGGTCCTCTCCCAGAAGATTCCGATTTACATCGACCGGTACCTGATCCTCTCGCTTCCCGCCGCCGCCTTCCTGGCGTCGGTCGGAGCGGGGTCCCTGCGGGGATGGAAGCGTTGGTTTTTTCCGACTCTCTTGGTGGGAGCCATGATTCCGGGCGTTCTCGGGATCCATGGGCCGGCGGAAGGATACCGGAAAGAGGGTTGGCGCGAGGCGGCGCAATCCATCCGTTCGCAGTTCCAGTCCGGCGACGTCCTTCTGGTCCGCCTGTTTCAAGTGGCGGTTCCATTGCAGTATTACCAGGTTTTGGACCGGAATTGGTATGTCCTGGAGACCAATTCTCACGTGACCTTGCCTGAAATCGAACCGGGAGCGGGCAGGTTTTTTTTGGTGTATTGGTTTCCGGCGCAGTCGGCGCACAGCTTCGGCACGGAAATTCCGGCCTGGGCGGAGGACCACGATCCGCGCGTGGCGGCGTGGATGGAAGAGAGCTTCATCTTGCTGTCGAAGGAAAACGATTACCGCGGAGTGGTCGTCTTGGTGATGAAACCGGCAAAGGGATGA
- a CDS encoding glycosyltransferase family 2 protein has protein sequence MKPNFSIVIPVFNEEESLPEFHRRLVRMSEGAGGNWEFLYVNDGSTDASTDLLKSFAKKDPRVWVVDFARNFGHQIAVTAGLDSAAGRAVIVIDADLQDPPEVIPELIAKWREGYEVVYAVRSEREGETWIKETTAKIFYRLIFRITDIQIPLDTGDFRLLDHKVVAVMRRMRERHRFLRGMASWVGFRQIGVPYKRHARFAGKTKYPFNKMVRLALNAITSFSYFPLQLASYLGFLCAVAAAAAIPLVVVLRLTGSAAFFGQATTLISVLFLGGVQLICVGILGEYIGRIYDEAKGRPLYVTRDDLDGRASAKQKK, from the coding sequence ATGAAGCCGAATTTTTCAATCGTCATCCCGGTATTTAACGAGGAAGAAAGCCTTCCCGAATTCCACCGTCGGCTGGTTCGGATGAGCGAAGGCGCCGGGGGGAATTGGGAATTTCTCTACGTCAACGACGGCAGCACCGATGCCTCCACCGATCTGCTGAAAAGCTTCGCTAAGAAGGATCCGCGGGTTTGGGTGGTCGACTTCGCCAGAAATTTCGGCCACCAGATTGCGGTCACAGCCGGGCTGGACTCCGCCGCGGGGCGGGCGGTGATCGTGATCGACGCCGACCTGCAGGATCCTCCGGAAGTGATCCCGGAGTTGATCGCCAAGTGGCGGGAAGGCTACGAGGTGGTGTACGCCGTTCGTTCGGAGCGGGAAGGGGAAACCTGGATAAAGGAAACCACGGCGAAAATCTTTTACCGGCTGATCTTCCGGATCACCGACATCCAAATTCCGCTCGACACCGGCGACTTCCGGTTGTTGGACCATAAAGTGGTCGCCGTCATGCGCCGGATGCGGGAACGGCACCGCTTTTTGCGGGGGATGGCGTCGTGGGTGGGCTTCCGGCAAATCGGCGTCCCCTACAAGCGCCATGCCCGTTTTGCGGGGAAGACCAAATACCCGTTCAACAAGATGGTGCGTCTGGCGCTGAATGCGATCACGTCGTTTTCCTATTTCCCGCTCCAACTCGCAAGCTACCTGGGCTTCCTCTGCGCGGTCGCCGCGGCGGCGGCGATTCCGCTCGTTGTCGTGCTGCGCCTCACCGGATCGGCCGCCTTCTTCGGACAAGCAACCACGCTGATCTCGGTGCTGTTCCTGGGCGGCGTGCAATTGATTTGCGTGGGAATCCTCGGGGAATACATCGGGCGGATCTATGACGAGGCGAAGGGCCGGCCGTTGTATGTCACCCGCGACGACCTCGATGGCAGGGCTTCCGCAAAGCAGAAGAAGTAG
- a CDS encoding YjbQ family protein: MPVLRFSSRASQQLLDITGAVQSEVGKSGVMNGVCFLFLPHTTAALTLNENWDPDVRADILHTLEHQTAPADPAHRHEEGNSAAHVRSSLLGASLSLPIEDGRLALGSWQGVYLAEFDGPRERRVVLKMLEC, from the coding sequence ATGCCCGTCCTCCGATTCTCCTCGCGCGCCTCTCAGCAGTTGCTCGACATCACCGGTGCGGTGCAATCCGAGGTCGGGAAAAGCGGGGTCATGAACGGCGTGTGCTTCCTGTTCCTGCCGCACACGACCGCGGCCCTCACCCTAAACGAGAATTGGGATCCGGACGTGCGGGCGGACATCCTCCACACCCTCGAACATCAAACCGCTCCCGCCGATCCGGCGCACCGCCATGAAGAAGGCAACTCCGCCGCTCACGTCCGTTCCTCCCTGCTGGGCGCCAGCCTATCCCTGCCGATCGAAGACGGACGATTGGCGTTGGGATCGTGGCAGGGCGTGTACCTGGCGGAATTCGACGGTCCCCGTGAGCGGCGGGTCGTTCTAAAAATGCTGGAATGTTGA
- the fabF gene encoding beta-ketoacyl-ACP synthase II — protein MVTGLGIICPVGNNIDRAWEGICAGRSGVDAITAFDPSSFKTRIAAEVKGFDPAAILGRKEARRADRYAQFAMAAVTEAVRNAALPVPLPAPERTGVFISSATGGMRTLDSEGETLRRSGPNRVSPFLVPMMLSDNAAGLAAIHIGARGPNLSIASACASAANAIGEAAEVIRRGAADVMIAGGAEAAVIPIAVAGFSVMGTLSERNDAPAAASRPFDRDRDGFIIGEGAGILILEELDFARARGAPLLAELAGYGTTNDAHHISAPLEDGSGAAGCMRLALGQAGLTPSAVDYINAHGTSTPLNDKSETRAIKSVFGAAAHSVAISSTKSMTGHLLGAAGGIEAVFTVLALRDGIVPPTINLDSPDPECDLDYTPLRLRRKPLRTAMSNSFGFGGHNAALVFTRLPETAA, from the coding sequence ATGGTGACCGGGCTGGGAATTATTTGCCCGGTGGGAAACAACATCGACAGAGCCTGGGAGGGAATATGCGCCGGCCGTTCCGGCGTGGACGCCATCACCGCATTTGATCCGTCTTCCTTTAAGACCAGGATCGCGGCCGAAGTCAAGGGATTCGATCCGGCGGCCATCCTCGGGCGCAAGGAAGCGCGCCGCGCGGACCGCTACGCGCAATTCGCGATGGCGGCGGTGACCGAAGCCGTCCGGAACGCCGCCTTGCCCGTGCCCCTCCCCGCTCCCGAACGGACGGGAGTGTTCATCAGCAGTGCGACCGGCGGGATGCGGACGCTCGACAGCGAAGGCGAAACCCTGCGGCGCAGCGGTCCGAACCGCGTCAGCCCGTTCCTGGTGCCGATGATGCTGTCCGACAACGCCGCGGGGCTGGCGGCGATTCACATCGGGGCGCGGGGCCCAAACCTGAGCATCGCCTCCGCCTGCGCCAGCGCCGCCAATGCTATCGGCGAGGCGGCGGAGGTCATCCGCCGCGGCGCGGCCGACGTGATGATCGCCGGCGGTGCGGAGGCGGCCGTCATCCCCATCGCCGTCGCCGGCTTCAGCGTGATGGGCACGCTCTCGGAGCGCAACGATGCGCCGGCGGCGGCCTCCCGTCCGTTCGACCGGGACCGCGACGGATTCATCATCGGCGAGGGCGCGGGAATTCTCATCCTCGAGGAACTCGATTTCGCCCGCGCGCGCGGAGCGCCCCTGCTGGCGGAACTCGCCGGCTACGGGACGACCAACGACGCCCATCACATCTCCGCCCCGCTGGAGGACGGATCTGGAGCCGCCGGGTGCATGCGGCTGGCGCTCGGGCAAGCCGGATTGACTCCTTCCGCGGTGGATTACATCAACGCCCACGGGACTTCCACCCCGCTGAACGACAAATCCGAAACCCGCGCGATCAAAAGCGTGTTCGGCGCCGCGGCGCATTCCGTCGCCATTTCCTCCACAAAATCCATGACCGGCCACCTGCTCGGAGCGGCGGGCGGCATTGAAGCCGTGTTCACCGTCCTGGCACTCCGGGACGGGATTGTTCCGCCGACGATCAACCTGGATTCGCCGGATCCGGAATGCGATCTGGATTACACCCCGCTTCGCCTCAGGAGGAAGCCTCTCCGCACGGCGATGTCGAACTCGTTCGGGTTCGGCGGCCATAATGCCGCCTTGGTATTCACCCGCTTGCCGGAAACCGCCGCCTAA